A section of the Arabiibacter massiliensis genome encodes:
- a CDS encoding AAA family ATPase, translating into MNRTTQAFLLTGARQVGKTTAVREFARREYDILSEVSFYGNRAAIETVSQAADASDLLFRLSVLTGKRLEPGKTLLFLDEVQECQDLLTWVKFLAERTGLDIVLSGSLLGLDALVNVRSLPVGFLQEHIMFPLDFEEFCWAAGLADGAFDRLRECFSSVSEVPGFLHDRLIDLFYKYLLIGGMPDAVQAFASSSEIVPVRNSQRAIFDLYEDDMAKYVDSKLEARQIKMIYESIPGQLNAPSKRFKYARLEKNLRFVNMETAFDWLDAAGVALSATRVGETSFPLGLSEDRSSFKLFMNDVGLLTSRLMGKAALDIVNRTSGVNYGSIFENAVAQELKAHGFRLHYFASKKFGEVDFVVEDPDMGTVIPIEVKSGKDYKRHSALNNLLKNPKRGFEKAMVLCDGNVEESGPITYLPIYMVSLIGRLDA; encoded by the coding sequence ATGAACAGGACGACGCAAGCGTTCCTTTTAACCGGCGCTCGTCAGGTGGGGAAAACCACGGCGGTTCGCGAATTCGCCCGCAGAGAGTACGACATCTTGTCGGAGGTGAGCTTCTACGGGAACAGGGCCGCCATCGAAACCGTGTCACAAGCTGCAGATGCAAGCGACCTTCTTTTCCGGCTGTCCGTCCTCACGGGCAAGCGGCTGGAACCGGGCAAAACCCTGCTCTTCCTGGACGAGGTTCAGGAATGCCAAGATCTTCTGACGTGGGTGAAGTTCCTGGCCGAGCGTACCGGCCTCGATATCGTGCTGTCGGGTTCCCTTCTGGGGTTGGACGCGCTCGTCAACGTTCGCTCCCTACCTGTGGGCTTCCTCCAGGAACACATCATGTTCCCGCTTGACTTCGAGGAGTTCTGCTGGGCTGCCGGATTGGCTGACGGGGCATTCGACCGCTTGCGCGAGTGTTTCAGCAGCGTCTCTGAGGTACCAGGCTTCCTCCACGACAGGCTTATCGATCTTTTCTACAAGTATCTGCTCATCGGAGGGATGCCTGATGCCGTCCAGGCTTTCGCCTCGTCCTCTGAAATCGTCCCCGTTCGGAATTCCCAGCGCGCCATCTTCGACCTCTACGAAGATGACATGGCCAAATACGTCGACAGCAAGCTAGAAGCCCGCCAAATCAAGATGATCTACGAATCGATCCCCGGCCAATTGAACGCGCCAAGCAAGCGCTTCAAGTACGCGCGCCTGGAAAAGAACCTGCGCTTCGTCAATATGGAGACCGCGTTCGATTGGCTCGATGCAGCTGGCGTGGCGCTTTCCGCAACGCGCGTGGGCGAAACGAGCTTTCCCCTCGGACTCTCGGAAGACCGCAGCTCCTTCAAGCTTTTCATGAATGACGTGGGGCTTTTGACGTCTCGGCTCATGGGCAAGGCCGCCCTCGACATCGTCAACCGCACGTCGGGGGTGAACTACGGCTCGATCTTCGAGAACGCCGTAGCCCAAGAGCTGAAGGCCCACGGATTCAGGCTTCACTACTTCGCCTCGAAGAAATTCGGTGAGGTCGACTTCGTGGTGGAAGACCCCGACATGGGCACCGTTATACCTATCGAGGTGAAGTCGGGAAAGGACTACAAGCGCCATAGCGCCCTGAACAACCTGCTCAAGAACCCAAAGAGAGGCTTTGAGAAAGCAATGGTCCTCTGCGACGGCAACGTGGAAGAATCCGGCCCAATAACGTATCTGCCTATCTACATGGTAAGCCTCATCGGCCGATTGGACGCGTAG
- the uvrA gene encoding excinuclease ABC subunit UvrA translates to MGQNAIVIKGAREHNLKDIDLTIPRDQLVVFTGLSGSGKSSLAFDTMYAEGQRRYVESLSSYARMFLGQMSKPDLDSIDGLSPAVSIDQKTTSKNPRSTVGTTTEIYDYLRLLFARVGIPHCPECGRPIMKQTTDQVTDEILALSPDAKAIVMAPVVTGRKGEFTKLFADLQKEGFSRVRIDGEIVKLDGEPRTLNKKIKHFIDVVVDRVQLKGSATSRIAEAVELATKLADGRVLVQVLGPDGQPLGEAGGQSSGAKGGLGAGEHIFSLALACPEHGHSMDELQPRDFSFNAPYGACPDCLGIGSREEVDASLVVPDPSLTLAEGVIAPFKTGNYYPQVLRAVARHMGTDETTPWEDMPKKATDALLYGLGNQKVRVDYVTVDGRETYWYIEWEGALAAVQRRYQEAQSDSQREKLASYFAVVPCATCGGKRLKPEILAVTVDGRSIHDVTEMSAADSLAFFSGLEFHGAEEHIAGPIVKEIKARLKFLVDVGLDYLTLERATATLSGGEAQRIRLATQIGAGLMGVLYILDEPSIGLHQRDNERLIATLERLRDLGNTVIVVEHDEDTIRSADFVVDMGPGAGEHGGEIVAIGTPEEIVNAEGSLTADYLSGRRSIAVPEKRRKPRRGSLKLTGATENNLRNVTLEVPFGTLTVVTGVSGSGKSSLVTDTLAPALANRVNHAHRRTGAYKKITGLDKIDKVINIDQSPIGRTPRSNPATYIGLWDDIRALFASTQESKARGYGPGRFSFNVNGGRCEACKGDGQIKIEMHFLPDIYVPCEVCGGARYNRETLQVTYRGKNIAEVLDMTVEDALAFFENIPGIRRKLQTLFDVGLGYIRLGQPATTLSGGEAQRVKLSSELQRRQTGKTFYILDEPTTGLHFEDVRQLLEVLERLVDAGNTVLVIEHNLDVIKCADRIVDLGPEGGERGGMIVAQGTPEEVAQVEASYTGQFVKRMLEDGRL, encoded by the coding sequence ATGGGACAGAACGCCATCGTCATCAAGGGTGCCCGCGAGCACAACCTCAAGGACATCGACCTCACCATCCCGCGCGACCAGCTGGTGGTGTTCACGGGCCTGTCGGGGTCGGGCAAATCCTCGCTCGCCTTCGACACCATGTACGCCGAGGGCCAGCGCCGCTACGTGGAGAGCCTGTCCAGCTACGCGCGCATGTTCCTGGGGCAGATGAGCAAGCCGGACCTCGACAGCATCGACGGCCTGTCGCCGGCCGTGTCCATCGACCAGAAGACCACGTCCAAGAACCCGCGCTCCACGGTGGGCACTACCACGGAGATCTACGACTACCTGCGCCTTCTGTTCGCGCGCGTGGGCATTCCGCACTGCCCGGAATGCGGGCGCCCCATCATGAAGCAGACCACCGACCAGGTGACCGACGAGATCCTCGCGCTCTCGCCGGACGCGAAGGCCATCGTCATGGCCCCGGTGGTCACCGGGCGCAAGGGCGAGTTCACCAAGCTCTTCGCCGACTTGCAGAAGGAGGGCTTCAGCCGCGTGCGCATCGACGGCGAGATCGTGAAGCTGGACGGCGAGCCGCGCACCCTCAACAAGAAGATCAAGCACTTCATCGACGTGGTGGTGGACCGCGTGCAGCTTAAAGGTAGCGCCACGAGCCGCATCGCCGAGGCCGTGGAGCTGGCGACGAAGCTCGCCGACGGGCGCGTGCTCGTGCAGGTGCTTGGGCCCGACGGCCAGCCGCTCGGCGAGGCGGGCGGGCAGTCTTCCGGCGCGAAGGGCGGCCTGGGGGCGGGGGAGCATATCTTCTCGCTCGCGCTCGCGTGCCCCGAGCACGGCCACTCCATGGACGAGCTGCAGCCGCGCGATTTCTCGTTCAACGCGCCCTACGGCGCCTGCCCGGACTGCCTCGGCATCGGCAGCCGCGAGGAGGTGGACGCGTCGCTCGTGGTGCCCGACCCCTCGCTCACGCTGGCCGAGGGCGTGATCGCGCCGTTCAAGACCGGAAACTACTATCCGCAGGTGCTGCGCGCCGTGGCCCGGCACATGGGCACCGACGAGACCACCCCGTGGGAGGACATGCCGAAGAAGGCCACCGACGCGCTGCTGTACGGCCTGGGGAATCAGAAGGTGCGCGTGGACTACGTCACCGTGGACGGGCGCGAGACCTACTGGTACATCGAGTGGGAGGGCGCGCTCGCCGCGGTGCAGCGCCGCTACCAGGAGGCTCAGTCCGACTCGCAGCGCGAGAAGCTGGCCAGCTACTTCGCTGTTGTGCCGTGCGCCACCTGCGGCGGCAAGCGCCTCAAGCCCGAGATCCTCGCAGTCACGGTGGACGGCCGCTCCATCCACGACGTCACCGAGATGAGCGCCGCGGACTCGCTCGCATTCTTCAGCGGCCTCGAGTTTCACGGCGCGGAGGAGCACATCGCCGGTCCCATCGTGAAGGAGATCAAGGCGCGCCTCAAGTTCCTCGTGGACGTGGGGCTCGACTACCTCACGCTCGAGCGCGCCACGGCCACGCTCTCGGGCGGCGAGGCGCAGCGCATCCGCCTGGCCACGCAGATCGGCGCGGGCCTCATGGGCGTGCTCTACATCCTGGACGAGCCCTCCATCGGGCTGCACCAGCGCGACAACGAGCGGCTCATCGCCACGCTCGAGCGCCTGCGCGATTTGGGCAACACCGTCATCGTGGTCGAGCACGACGAGGATACCATCCGCAGTGCCGACTTCGTGGTGGACATGGGCCCGGGCGCGGGCGAGCACGGCGGAGAGATCGTGGCCATCGGCACGCCCGAGGAGATCGTGAACGCGGAGGGCTCGCTCACGGCCGACTACCTGTCCGGGCGGCGCTCGATCGCCGTGCCCGAGAAGCGCCGTAAGCCCCGCCGCGGCTCGCTCAAGCTGACGGGCGCGACGGAGAACAACCTGCGAAACGTCACGCTCGAGGTGCCCTTCGGCACGCTCACCGTGGTCACGGGCGTATCCGGCAGCGGCAAGAGCTCGCTGGTCACCGACACGCTGGCCCCGGCGCTCGCGAACCGCGTGAACCACGCGCACCGCCGCACGGGCGCGTACAAGAAGATCACCGGCCTGGACAAGATCGACAAGGTCATCAATATCGACCAGAGCCCCATCGGGCGCACGCCGCGCTCGAACCCCGCCACCTACATCGGCCTGTGGGACGACATCCGGGCGCTGTTCGCCAGCACGCAGGAGTCGAAGGCGCGCGGCTACGGGCCGGGGCGCTTCTCGTTCAACGTGAACGGCGGGCGCTGCGAGGCGTGCAAGGGCGACGGCCAGATCAAGATCGAGATGCACTTCCTGCCCGACATCTACGTGCCCTGCGAGGTGTGCGGCGGCGCGCGCTACAACCGCGAGACGCTGCAGGTCACCTACCGCGGCAAGAACATCGCCGAGGTGCTGGACATGACGGTGGAGGACGCGCTCGCGTTCTTCGAGAACATCCCCGGCATCCGCCGCAAGCTGCAGACGCTCTTCGACGTGGGCCTGGGCTACATCCGCCTGGGACAGCCCGCCACCACGCTCTCCGGCGGCGAGGCGCAGCGCGTGAAGCTGTCGAGCGAGCTGCAGCGCCGCCAGACCGGCAAGACGTTCTACATCCTGGACGAGCCCACCACCGGCCTGCACTTCGAGGACGTGCGGCAGCTGCTGGAGGTGCTCGAGCGCCTGGTGGATGCCGGCAACACCGTGCTCGTCATCGAGCACAACCTGGACGTCATCAAGTGCGCCGACCGCATCGTCGACCTCGGCCCCGAGGGCGGCGAGCGCGGCGGCATGATCGTGGCGCAGGGCACCCCCGAGGAAGTGGCCCAGGTGGAGGCCAGCTACACCGGCCAGTTCGTGAAGCGCATGCTGGAGGACGGCCGCCTCTAG
- a CDS encoding AAA family ATPase produces the protein MALKRKALKHLERWKNNPDHRALLITGARQVGKTYLVREFARNHYDTFIEINFVQTPSATAIFEGDLDARTLIANLTAFSSKPLVPGSTLIFLDEIQECPRARTAIKFLVDDGRFDYIESGSLLGVRYKEVPSYPVGYETYLRMYPLTLEEFFHANGIQPEVFEHVRACFSHRTPVAEALHERLLKLFRLYLVVGGMPAAVQEFVNSSDLARVLKIQRDILAQYRQDIARYASDKTHVHAIFDHIPAELDKKNKRFKLSDLAKTARMERYASDFMWLADAGVALPCYNTSEPKAPLAINAQHSLLKVFLCDVGLLGAALGGTVQFELLQGNIDVNWGSLLENAIAQQLVAHDFDLYYYDKQRVGEVDFLLQDGKSIVPLEAKSGRDFRKHAALDNLLAVQEWRLSSAFVVCSCNIEQKSKVTYLPWYALICIEKPELPESFVVDMNEFI, from the coding sequence ATGGCCTTGAAACGCAAAGCGCTTAAGCATCTTGAACGGTGGAAAAACAACCCCGACCATCGCGCCCTCCTCATAACCGGAGCACGCCAAGTAGGAAAAACCTACCTTGTCCGTGAGTTTGCCCGAAATCATTACGACACGTTTATTGAGATCAATTTCGTTCAAACACCCAGCGCTACCGCCATATTCGAAGGCGATCTGGATGCTCGCACCCTTATTGCCAATCTCACCGCCTTCAGCAGCAAGCCGCTCGTACCGGGAAGCACCTTGATCTTCCTCGACGAGATTCAAGAATGTCCCCGCGCTCGAACCGCCATAAAATTTCTAGTGGACGACGGACGGTTCGACTACATTGAATCGGGATCGCTTTTGGGCGTGCGCTACAAAGAAGTCCCCTCTTACCCGGTGGGATACGAAACCTATCTGCGCATGTATCCGCTCACTCTAGAAGAATTCTTCCACGCCAACGGAATCCAACCCGAGGTATTCGAGCATGTTCGGGCCTGCTTTTCTCACCGCACCCCTGTAGCTGAAGCCCTACACGAACGGTTGCTAAAGCTGTTCCGGCTCTACCTTGTTGTCGGCGGTATGCCGGCAGCTGTCCAGGAATTCGTCAACTCAAGCGACCTGGCGCGCGTACTCAAAATCCAAAGGGATATTCTCGCGCAGTATCGCCAAGATATTGCACGTTACGCGAGCGACAAGACACATGTTCATGCCATTTTCGACCACATACCGGCAGAGCTGGACAAGAAGAACAAGCGCTTCAAACTCTCCGACCTGGCAAAGACGGCTCGTATGGAGCGTTATGCAAGCGATTTCATGTGGCTTGCGGACGCTGGAGTCGCGCTTCCCTGTTACAACACCAGCGAACCTAAGGCCCCGCTCGCCATCAACGCGCAACACAGTCTTTTGAAGGTGTTCCTTTGCGATGTGGGACTTTTGGGCGCTGCACTTGGAGGAACCGTCCAGTTTGAACTCCTCCAAGGAAACATTGATGTGAACTGGGGCAGTTTGTTGGAAAATGCTATCGCTCAGCAGCTGGTCGCCCACGATTTCGATCTGTATTACTATGACAAGCAGAGAGTCGGCGAAGTGGACTTTCTTTTGCAGGACGGCAAGAGCATAGTGCCCCTTGAGGCGAAGTCGGGAAGAGACTTTCGTAAACACGCCGCGCTCGACAACCTGCTTGCCGTACAGGAATGGCGTCTCAGCAGCGCCTTCGTTGTCTGTTCTTGCAACATCGAGCAAAAAAGCAAGGTCACTTACCTCCCTTGGTACGCGCTCATCTGCATCGAAAAACCCGAACTGCCCGAGAGCTTTGTTGTAGATATGAACGAATTCATCTAG
- a CDS encoding GGDEF domain-containing phosphodiesterase, whose product MTYWSLAAECMALLLIVVMALYAHGSFKVAPTRRGHLFNAALLMAGASIVLNAVCTILLERQSAPHWLLLALNSAYFLVIVWTASLIALYLYDLMLAHVHQGSCHRRLTAIVVALNVAFAALLMANVWTGAVFAIAADGAYVRGPLNATGYAIVAVEVVLALMCYVRNRRSVDARVVRVMRTLPAVVVGMGAFQLIYPELYLNGSIAACALIIILLNFQSSRLGTDSLTRARDRMSFYEELRRRCDDGRPFQIVLVALHDFGSVNNRLGHRTADEALYLTASWLRSFDRKGDVFRYGKVSFALVRPYRGEADAKRALEAVAARFDEPWALQGTVCELAFSCCSLVRDGQGWDPERIIVYLDALITRARDGRLRTVSFDEDFQRTVDRRTFVAEELKRALAEKSFTVVYQPVFSCAEGRFTQAEALVRLSDAGGTPIPPDEFIPLAEQMGLVDEVGWFMLEEACRFLSARPDLPLNAVTVNLSMPQMLDPHLERRVAELLERYGVEPSRLKIEITERVLAENERTAADTMERLARLGVGCHLDDFGTGFSNFALVMKLPFEGVKVDRSLLAYIAESERDRQAVGRLVALFHALGLPVVAEGVETEEQDVAVRALGADRIQGYRYARPLDGDALAELLATE is encoded by the coding sequence ATGACGTACTGGTCGCTCGCGGCTGAATGCATGGCGCTGCTGCTCATCGTGGTCATGGCGCTGTACGCGCACGGCAGCTTCAAGGTGGCGCCCACGCGGCGCGGGCACCTGTTCAACGCGGCGCTGCTTATGGCAGGCGCCTCCATCGTGCTCAACGCCGTCTGCACCATCCTCCTCGAGCGCCAAAGCGCGCCCCATTGGCTTTTGCTGGCGCTCAACAGCGCCTACTTCCTCGTCATCGTATGGACGGCCAGCCTCATCGCCCTCTACCTGTACGACCTCATGCTGGCGCACGTGCACCAGGGCTCCTGCCATCGACGGCTCACGGCCATCGTCGTCGCCCTCAACGTCGCGTTCGCCGCGCTGCTGATGGCGAACGTGTGGACGGGCGCGGTGTTCGCCATCGCCGCCGACGGCGCCTACGTGCGCGGCCCGCTGAACGCCACCGGCTACGCGATAGTGGCCGTCGAGGTGGTGCTCGCCCTCATGTGCTACGTGCGCAACCGCCGCAGCGTAGATGCGCGCGTGGTACGCGTGATGCGCACGCTGCCGGCCGTGGTGGTGGGCATGGGCGCGTTCCAGCTCATCTACCCGGAGCTGTACCTGAACGGCTCCATCGCGGCGTGTGCCCTCATCATCATCCTGCTGAACTTCCAGAGCAGCCGCCTGGGCACCGACAGCCTCACGCGGGCCCGCGACCGCATGAGCTTCTACGAAGAGCTGCGCCGGCGCTGCGACGACGGGCGGCCGTTCCAGATAGTGCTGGTGGCGCTGCACGACTTCGGCTCGGTGAACAACCGCCTGGGGCATCGCACGGCCGACGAGGCGCTGTACCTGACGGCCAGCTGGCTGCGCTCCTTCGACCGGAAGGGCGACGTGTTCCGCTACGGGAAGGTGTCGTTCGCCCTCGTGCGCCCCTATCGCGGCGAGGCCGATGCGAAGCGCGCGCTGGAAGCCGTGGCCGCGCGCTTCGACGAGCCGTGGGCGCTCCAGGGAACCGTCTGCGAACTGGCGTTCAGCTGCTGCTCGCTCGTGCGCGACGGGCAGGGCTGGGACCCCGAGCGCATCATCGTCTACCTGGACGCCCTCATCACCCGCGCCCGCGACGGCCGCCTGCGCACCGTGAGCTTCGACGAGGACTTCCAGCGCACGGTGGACCGCCGGACGTTCGTAGCCGAAGAACTCAAGCGCGCGCTGGCGGAGAAGTCGTTCACGGTGGTGTACCAGCCGGTGTTCTCGTGCGCGGAAGGGCGCTTCACGCAGGCCGAGGCGCTCGTACGCCTGTCCGACGCGGGCGGCACCCCCATCCCGCCCGACGAGTTCATCCCGCTGGCCGAGCAGATGGGACTCGTGGACGAAGTGGGCTGGTTCATGCTGGAGGAGGCGTGCCGCTTCCTGTCCGCGCGCCCCGATCTGCCGCTGAACGCCGTGACGGTGAACCTGTCCATGCCGCAGATGCTCGACCCCCATCTGGAGCGCCGCGTGGCCGAGCTGCTGGAACGCTACGGCGTGGAGCCCTCGCGCCTGAAGATCGAGATCACCGAGCGCGTGCTGGCCGAGAACGAGCGCACGGCCGCCGACACCATGGAGCGCCTCGCGCGCCTGGGCGTGGGATGCCATCTGGACGACTTCGGCACCGGTTTCTCGAACTTCGCACTGGTGATGAAGCTGCCGTTCGAGGGCGTGAAGGTGGATCGCAGCCTGCTGGCATACATCGCCGAAAGCGAGCGCGACCGCCAGGCCGTGGGCCGGCTCGTGGCGCTCTTCCACGCGCTGGGGCTGCCCGTGGTGGCTGAGGGCGTGGAGACCGAGGAGCAGGACGTCGCCGTGCGCGCGCTGGGCGCCGACCGCATCCAAGGCTACCGCTACGCCCGCCCCCTCGACGGCGACGCCCTGGCCGAGCTGCTGGCGACGGAGTAA